From the genome of Paracoccus seriniphilus, one region includes:
- a CDS encoding tyrosine-type recombinase/integrase, whose product MRQGIRSVNLPRVHRVTKGGKVYRWHRPTRIKLPDGIPETHPDFIAAWASAEASVRPSDRKAPGGTIAAEIEAVLSSKKYKAYSKVYRHEVRREADTIRSLYGTAPIAGLREHHIRADLDKLTDRQSNARLKVWRLICKSAKDGARITSDPSVGLRKINIKTDGYSAWSIAEIESFRARWPIGTVQRACFELLFWTAARTVDAVSIGPQHVNRDDGVLVFSQSKTGGKAHVPWFSTLPDYAGTWLDDRDMMHESLKHMSGGLTFLQTAGGKSRSVKGLGNMIRQAAQDAGLTGRSAHGLRKSRLTLIAEHGGSAHAIMAWGGHKTLAEAQKYTSSAQLKFLVTGTKQKQNEVNRSRISVNFRKSD is encoded by the coding sequence ATGCGACAAGGCATTCGGTCTGTGAATTTGCCGCGGGTCCATAGGGTCACGAAGGGCGGCAAGGTCTATCGCTGGCACCGCCCTACGCGAATCAAGCTGCCTGACGGCATTCCCGAGACGCACCCTGACTTTATTGCCGCATGGGCTTCTGCGGAAGCATCGGTCCGGCCATCTGACAGAAAGGCGCCCGGAGGGACGATCGCGGCGGAAATCGAAGCCGTCTTGTCATCGAAGAAGTATAAGGCCTACTCGAAGGTTTACCGGCATGAGGTCAGAAGAGAGGCCGACACGATCCGAAGCCTCTACGGCACTGCGCCGATTGCGGGACTTCGCGAGCATCACATCAGGGCCGACCTGGACAAACTGACCGATCGGCAAAGCAACGCTCGCCTGAAGGTCTGGCGACTGATCTGCAAGAGCGCAAAGGACGGGGCGAGAATCACTTCCGATCCATCTGTCGGGCTGCGGAAGATAAACATCAAGACAGACGGCTATTCTGCCTGGAGCATCGCCGAAATCGAATCGTTTCGCGCCAGATGGCCTATAGGAACCGTGCAGCGGGCGTGCTTTGAATTGCTGTTCTGGACCGCCGCCCGCACCGTCGATGCTGTCAGCATTGGCCCGCAGCATGTCAATCGCGATGATGGCGTGCTGGTGTTCAGCCAGAGCAAGACTGGCGGCAAGGCCCACGTCCCGTGGTTTTCAACACTTCCCGACTATGCCGGCACGTGGCTGGATGATCGAGACATGATGCACGAATCACTCAAGCACATGTCCGGCGGATTGACGTTTCTTCAGACCGCCGGTGGAAAATCCCGCAGCGTAAAAGGGCTTGGGAACATGATCCGTCAGGCCGCCCAGGACGCGGGTCTGACCGGACGAAGCGCCCACGGACTGCGGAAAAGCCGCCTGACTCTAATCGCCGAACATGGCGGTTCTGCGCATGCCATCATGGCATGGGGCGGTCACAAGACACTTGCCGAGGCCCAGAAATACACCTCTTCGGCCCAGTTGAAATTCCTTGTTACTGGAACGAAACAAAAACAGAACGAAGTAAACCGTTCTCGTATTTCTGTAAACTTCAGAAAAAGCGATTAA
- a CDS encoding HAD family hydrolase: MRPELVIFDCDGVIADSEVLSALVLIEQLAEIGIPVTFADVRRDFLGRSFPTVAQTIRDRFGTPLPDDFEARYRATLLARFEKDLVPTPGLRDLLDRIDLPICVATSSSPPRVRRTLEILGLSECFGPHVFTASQVARGKPAPDLFLFAAHQMNSNPARTVVIEDSPPGIDAGLAAGMIVLHYTGGTHLKDVPHQRSDVPAFDNWNEFEHLLGGIQQKAAHS, encoded by the coding sequence TTGCGGCCCGAGCTTGTTATTTTCGACTGTGATGGCGTGATCGCTGACAGTGAAGTCCTGTCCGCATTGGTTCTGATCGAACAACTGGCCGAGATCGGCATTCCCGTCACATTCGCAGATGTTCGGCGCGACTTTCTGGGGCGCAGCTTTCCCACCGTCGCGCAGACGATCCGCGACCGTTTCGGCACCCCTCTGCCCGATGACTTCGAGGCCCGCTACCGCGCCACCCTTCTGGCACGCTTCGAAAAGGATCTGGTCCCGACACCGGGCCTGCGCGACCTGCTGGACCGGATCGACCTGCCGATCTGCGTAGCCACCTCTTCCAGCCCGCCGCGCGTGCGCCGCACCCTGGAGATCCTGGGACTGAGCGAATGTTTCGGCCCGCATGTCTTTACCGCCAGCCAGGTCGCCCGTGGCAAACCAGCCCCGGATCTGTTCCTTTTCGCCGCCCATCAGATGAACAGCAACCCCGCCCGCACAGTGGTCATCGAAGACAGCCCTCCCGGCATTGATGCGGGTCTGGCGGCGGGCATGATCGTTCTGCATTACACCGGCGGCACCCATCTGAAGGACGTCCCGCACCAACGATCCGATGTGCCTGCTTTTGACAATTGGAACGAATTTGAGCATCTCTTGGGTGGAATCCAACAGAAGGCGGCCCATTCGTGA
- a CDS encoding sugar-binding transcriptional regulator yields MNAGRFNPETTRLDDAARAGWLYYVAGNTQDEIARKLGVSRQSAQRLVAMAVSERLIKVRLDHPIARCMDLANALKDRFELTLCEVVPSDPDAPDLLTGLAIAAAAELERVLKSPERRIISLGTGRALKSTVEQLPRMSCPQHVIVSRLGNMMQDGSASPYNATIRLAERIDAPHYPYPLPVVARDAAELATLQSQEAVRNTISLCEKAHLSLVGIGQMDRSAPLFIDGFASAAEMEQLARAGAAGEITSWVYDAQGRIIDCDFNARVASAPLPQAPENQVIAVAAGEAKVPAMRAALTGRLVNGLITSEATAERLLIMADSG; encoded by the coding sequence GTGAATGCAGGACGTTTCAACCCCGAGACGACACGCCTTGATGATGCCGCGCGTGCCGGTTGGCTTTACTATGTCGCGGGCAACACCCAAGATGAAATCGCCCGCAAGCTTGGCGTCAGCCGTCAATCCGCGCAACGCCTTGTGGCCATGGCGGTCAGCGAAAGGCTGATCAAGGTTCGGCTGGATCACCCGATCGCACGCTGCATGGATCTGGCAAACGCATTGAAAGACCGCTTTGAACTGACCCTTTGCGAGGTCGTGCCCTCGGATCCTGATGCGCCGGACCTTCTGACCGGGCTGGCCATTGCCGCCGCAGCCGAACTGGAACGCGTGCTGAAATCACCGGAACGCCGGATCATAAGCCTCGGCACCGGTCGGGCACTGAAATCCACCGTCGAACAATTGCCACGCATGTCATGCCCGCAACATGTGATCGTTTCGCGTCTGGGCAACATGATGCAGGATGGCTCGGCCTCGCCCTATAACGCGACGATCCGGCTTGCCGAGCGCATCGATGCGCCTCACTATCCCTATCCGCTTCCGGTGGTGGCCCGCGATGCCGCCGAACTTGCCACCTTGCAAAGCCAGGAAGCCGTGCGCAACACGATCTCTCTGTGCGAAAAGGCGCATCTGTCGCTGGTCGGCATTGGCCAGATGGATCGCAGCGCACCGCTGTTCATTGATGGTTTCGCCAGCGCGGCAGAGATGGAGCAACTGGCCAGGGCCGGCGCTGCGGGAGAGATCACCAGTTGGGTCTATGATGCCCAGGGGCGGATCATAGATTGCGATTTCAATGCCCGCGTGGCCTCGGCCCCCCTGCCACAAGCGCCGGAAAATCAGGTCATCGCCGTAGCCGCAGGAGAAGCCAAAGTACCCGCCATGCGTGCGGCACTGACGGGACGGCTGGTCAACGGGCTGATAACGTCGGAGGCAACCGCTGAACGACTGCTGATCATGGCCGATTCCGGATAA
- a CDS encoding ABC transporter substrate-binding protein encodes MNKTIRAAMGATALCALAGTALAQDSVTLTIATVNNGDMIRMQSLSDEFTAQHPGIKLEWVTLEENVLRQRVTTDVATSGASHDAQYDVVTVGTYEVPIWAGQGWLVPLNDLPAEYDVDDLLPAIRNGLTIDGELFAAPFYGESSMVMYRKDLMEKAGLEMPDAPSWDLIKQAAAAMTDKDNEVYGICLRGKAGWGENVAFLSAMANSYGARWFDENWTPQFDSEPWRNTLTDYLDLVTNYGPPGAASNGFNENLALFQQGKCGMWIDATVAASFVTNPDESTVADQVGFALAPDNGLGKRGNWLWAWTLGIPAGSQHVDAAKQFVAWATSKEYTALIAENEGWANVPPGTRKSLYDNPEYQKVPFAKMTLESIMAADPINPTVDPVPYTGVQFVAIPEFQGIGTLVGQQFSAALAGQVSAEQALQNAQQLTTREMTRAGYFK; translated from the coding sequence ATGAACAAGACAATACGCGCCGCCATGGGCGCCACCGCGCTTTGTGCGCTTGCGGGCACTGCCCTTGCCCAGGATAGCGTCACCCTGACCATCGCCACCGTGAACAACGGCGACATGATCCGCATGCAGAGCCTGTCGGATGAGTTCACCGCACAGCACCCCGGCATCAAACTGGAATGGGTCACGCTTGAGGAAAACGTCCTGCGCCAGCGCGTCACCACCGATGTCGCGACCAGTGGTGCCTCTCATGACGCGCAATATGATGTTGTCACGGTCGGCACCTACGAGGTTCCGATCTGGGCCGGGCAAGGTTGGCTTGTGCCCCTGAACGATCTGCCTGCCGAATATGACGTCGACGACCTGCTGCCCGCCATTCGCAATGGCCTGACCATTGATGGCGAACTGTTTGCCGCGCCCTTCTATGGCGAAAGCTCGATGGTGATGTATCGCAAGGACCTGATGGAGAAAGCCGGGCTGGAAATGCCTGACGCACCCAGTTGGGACCTCATCAAGCAAGCCGCTGCGGCCATGACCGACAAGGACAACGAAGTCTATGGCATCTGTCTGCGCGGCAAGGCCGGATGGGGCGAAAACGTCGCATTCCTGTCGGCGATGGCGAACAGCTATGGCGCCCGCTGGTTCGACGAGAACTGGACCCCCCAGTTCGACAGCGAGCCGTGGCGCAACACGCTGACCGACTACCTGGACCTGGTGACCAATTACGGCCCCCCCGGAGCAGCCAGCAACGGTTTCAATGAAAACCTGGCACTGTTCCAACAGGGCAAATGCGGCATGTGGATCGACGCCACCGTCGCGGCCTCTTTCGTGACCAATCCCGATGAATCGACGGTTGCCGATCAGGTCGGTTTCGCACTTGCGCCCGATAACGGTCTGGGAAAGCGCGGCAACTGGCTGTGGGCATGGACCCTTGGCATTCCGGCAGGATCGCAGCATGTCGATGCCGCCAAGCAATTCGTCGCCTGGGCCACATCCAAGGAATATACCGCGCTGATCGCCGAGAACGAAGGCTGGGCCAATGTTCCGCCGGGCACGCGCAAATCCCTCTATGACAACCCCGAATACCAGAAGGTGCCTTTCGCGAAGATGACTCTGGAAAGCATCATGGCCGCGGATCCGATCAATCCCACCGTGGACCCCGTCCCCTATACCGGCGTGCAATTCGTCGCGATCCCGGAATTTCAGGGTATCGGAACCCTGGTCGGGCAACAGTTTTCGGCCGCTCTCGCAGGGCAGGTCTCGGCTGAACAGGCGCTCCAGAATGCCCAGCAGCTGACGACACGGGAAATGACCCGCGCGGGGTATTTCAAGTAG
- a CDS encoding carbohydrate ABC transporter permease, producing the protein MATKASKTAARLMISPAVILLLMWMIVPLAMTVYFSLLRYNLLMPGMESWAGLENYRYFFSDPAFTSALVNTLLLVGGVLLVSVTGGVLMALLLDQPFWGQGFVRLLVLAPFFVMPTVSALVWKNMFMNPVNGIFAWLFKTLGMQPVDFLTEAPLMSIIGIVSWQWLPFASLILLTAMQSLDSEQLEAAEMDGAPTLKRFWFIILPHLSRAITVVILIETIFLLSVFAEILVTTNGGPGTATTNLTFLVYVQSLLQFDVGLGSAGGVVAIILANIVAIFLMRMIGKNLDA; encoded by the coding sequence ATGGCAACCAAGGCATCGAAAACAGCCGCGCGGTTGATGATCTCGCCCGCCGTCATCCTCTTGTTGATGTGGATGATCGTGCCCCTGGCGATGACCGTGTATTTCTCGCTTCTCCGCTACAACCTGTTGATGCCGGGTATGGAAAGCTGGGCGGGGTTGGAAAACTACCGCTATTTCTTCAGCGACCCCGCATTCACCTCGGCTCTGGTCAATACGCTGCTGCTGGTGGGCGGCGTGCTTCTGGTCAGCGTGACAGGCGGAGTCCTGATGGCCCTGCTGCTGGACCAGCCGTTCTGGGGACAGGGCTTCGTCCGCCTTCTGGTGCTGGCCCCCTTCTTCGTCATGCCGACGGTCTCGGCGCTGGTCTGGAAGAACATGTTCATGAACCCGGTGAACGGCATCTTTGCCTGGCTGTTCAAAACCCTTGGCATGCAGCCGGTCGACTTTCTGACCGAAGCACCCTTGATGTCGATCATCGGCATCGTCAGCTGGCAATGGCTGCCCTTTGCCTCGCTGATCCTGCTGACGGCGATGCAATCCCTGGACAGCGAACAGCTGGAAGCCGCCGAAATGGACGGCGCGCCAACGCTCAAGCGGTTCTGGTTCATCATTCTGCCGCATCTGTCGCGCGCGATCACCGTCGTCATCCTGATCGAGACCATCTTCCTTCTGTCGGTCTTTGCCGAGATCCTGGTGACAACCAATGGCGGCCCCGGCACAGCCACGACCAATCTGACCTTCCTTGTCTACGTCCAGTCGCTGCTGCAGTTCGATGTCGGACTGGGATCGGCGGGGGGCGTTGTCGCCATCATCCTGGCCAATATCGTTGCCATCTTCCTGATGCGGATGATCGGCAAGAATCTGGACGCGTGA
- a CDS encoding carbohydrate ABC transporter permease, whose protein sequence is MARAITPRRKAIMTVIAWTIGLLIFFPIFWTVLTSFKTEAEAVATPPRFLFFDWTLENYAAVQERSNYFRHFWNSVVISFGSTLIGLIIAIPAAWAMAFVPGKRTKDVLMWMLSTKMLPPVGVLVPLYLLFRNTGLLDTRSGLIIILTLINLPIIIWMLYTYFREIPGEILEAARMDGATLKSEILYVLTPMAVPGIASTLLLNVILSWNEAFWTLNLTAANAAPLTAFIASYSSPEGLFYAKLSAASTMAIAPILILGWFSQKQLVRGLTFGAVK, encoded by the coding sequence ATGGCACGCGCAATCACCCCCCGCCGCAAGGCGATCATGACCGTCATCGCCTGGACGATCGGCCTTCTGATCTTCTTTCCGATCTTCTGGACAGTCCTGACCAGCTTCAAGACCGAGGCCGAGGCCGTCGCGACCCCGCCCCGTTTCCTGTTCTTTGACTGGACACTGGAAAACTATGCCGCCGTGCAGGAACGCTCGAACTACTTCCGGCATTTCTGGAACTCGGTCGTGATCTCCTTCGGCTCGACGCTGATCGGGCTGATCATTGCCATCCCCGCGGCCTGGGCCATGGCCTTTGTGCCGGGCAAGCGCACCAAGGATGTGCTGATGTGGATGCTGTCCACCAAGATGCTGCCGCCGGTCGGCGTGCTGGTGCCGCTGTATCTGCTGTTTCGCAACACGGGTCTGCTGGACACGCGCAGCGGTCTGATCATCATCCTGACGCTGATCAACCTGCCGATCATCATCTGGATGCTCTATACCTATTTCCGGGAAATCCCGGGCGAGATCCTCGAGGCCGCGCGCATGGATGGCGCCACGCTGAAATCGGAAATCCTCTACGTGCTGACGCCGATGGCCGTACCGGGCATCGCCTCGACCCTGCTGCTGAATGTCATCCTGTCCTGGAACGAGGCATTCTGGACACTGAACCTGACAGCTGCGAATGCCGCGCCGCTGACGGCCTTCATCGCCAGCTATTCCAGCCCCGAAGGGCTGTTCTATGCGAAACTCAGCGCGGCCTCGACCATGGCCATCGCGCCGATCCTGATCCTTGGCTGGTTCAGCCAAAAGCAACTTGTTCGCGGCCTGACCTTTGGCGCGGTGAAGTAA
- a CDS encoding ABC transporter ATP-binding protein yields MGRITLEGVAKRFGETEVIPPLNLDIEDGEFVVFVGPSGCGKSTLLRLIAGLEDVSDGRILIDGVDATPLSPAKRGLAMVFQSYALYPHMSVRKNIAFPMRMAGLDEAEQKRRIDNAAKALNLTDYLDRRPGQLSGGQRQRVAIGRAIVREPSAFLFDEPLSNLDAALRVGMRLEISELHNRLKTTMIYVTHDQVEAMTMADKIVVLHAGRIEQVGSPLELYRNPRNVFVAGFIGSPKMNLFTGDAAREYGAETIGVRPEHISVSPDSGKWKGRIGVSEHLGSDTFFYVEDTGLAEAVTVRADGEVALRHGDTIWMTPAEDKIHRFDANGDRMAP; encoded by the coding sequence ATGGGACGCATTACCCTGGAAGGCGTGGCCAAGCGTTTCGGAGAGACCGAGGTCATCCCGCCACTGAACCTGGACATCGAAGACGGTGAATTCGTGGTCTTCGTCGGTCCCTCGGGCTGCGGAAAATCCACCCTGCTGCGCCTGATTGCCGGGCTGGAAGATGTCAGTGACGGGCGCATCCTGATCGATGGCGTCGATGCCACCCCGCTGTCCCCCGCCAAGCGCGGTCTGGCGATGGTGTTTCAATCCTATGCGCTTTACCCGCATATGTCGGTTCGCAAGAATATCGCCTTTCCCATGCGCATGGCGGGGCTTGACGAGGCCGAACAGAAACGCCGCATCGACAATGCGGCAAAGGCGCTGAACCTGACCGATTACCTGGACCGCCGCCCCGGACAACTTTCCGGCGGTCAGCGCCAGCGTGTCGCCATCGGCCGGGCGATCGTGCGCGAGCCTTCAGCCTTTCTGTTCGACGAACCCCTGTCAAATCTGGATGCGGCCCTGCGCGTCGGCATGCGGCTGGAAATCAGCGAATTGCACAATCGGCTGAAGACCACGATGATCTATGTCACCCATGACCAGGTCGAGGCCATGACCATGGCCGACAAGATCGTCGTGCTGCATGCGGGCCGGATCGAACAGGTGGGCAGCCCGCTGGAACTCTATCGCAACCCGCGCAACGTCTTTGTCGCCGGCTTTATCGGCAGCCCGAAAATGAACCTGTTCACGGGCGATGCCGCGCGCGAATACGGTGCCGAGACCATCGGCGTGCGTCCCGAACATATTTCCGTTTCGCCCGACAGCGGCAAATGGAAGGGGCGCATCGGGGTCAGCGAACACCTGGGCTCCGACACATTCTTCTATGTCGAGGATACCGGTCTGGCCGAGGCCGTCACCGTACGCGCGGATGGCGAGGTCGCGCTGCGTCACGGCGATACGATCTGGATGACCCCGGCCGAGGACAAGATCCACCGATTCGACGCCAATGGCGACCGTATGGCGCCCTGA
- a CDS encoding mannitol dehydrogenase family protein, protein MTTPLSLSALDQLPQSVETPGYRRDDLSPGILHVGVGNFHRAHMGYYLDRLFELGESHDWALVGAGVRAGDSVMRARLERQDWLTTLIELDPKGLNARVIGSMIDFVDVDPQSVIAAMADPAIRILSLTITEGGYYVDAKTDGFDASHPDMVHDAAHPDEPKSVFGMILAALRRRRAAGLPPFTVMSCDNLPENGHVCARTVTELAQLSDPDLALWVRDNVAFPNSMVDCITPATSDRERALVRERFGISDDAVVVCEPFRQWVLEDNFPQGRPALERVGAEFVNDVSKHELMKLRILNGGHAAIAYPSALLGHHFVHEAMADPLITAWLSALESREIIPTLDPIEGVNFASYLDLIVSRFANPEIGDTIARLCQDGSNRQPKFILPTLADGLRGDGAIDGLAQEVAFWCRYCEGSDEAGNALPPNDDNHEMLRRLALASRQDPQAFLENRAVFGALADNPRFCKSFAERLTLIHEHGVRAAIADYLGSGAI, encoded by the coding sequence ATGACGACCCCCCTGTCACTCTCTGCGCTTGATCAACTGCCGCAATCCGTCGAGACCCCCGGCTATCGGCGCGATGATCTTTCGCCCGGCATCCTGCATGTCGGGGTCGGCAATTTTCACCGCGCACATATGGGTTATTATCTCGACCGGCTGTTCGAGCTGGGCGAAAGCCATGACTGGGCGCTGGTCGGCGCAGGCGTGCGCGCCGGAGACAGCGTCATGCGCGCGCGGCTGGAACGGCAGGACTGGCTGACCACCCTGATCGAACTGGACCCCAAGGGGCTGAATGCCCGCGTGATCGGGTCGATGATCGATTTCGTGGACGTCGATCCGCAGTCCGTCATTGCCGCCATGGCCGATCCGGCCATCCGCATCCTGTCACTGACCATCACCGAGGGTGGCTATTACGTCGATGCCAAGACCGACGGTTTCGATGCCAGCCATCCCGACATGGTCCATGACGCCGCCCATCCCGACGAACCGAAAAGCGTCTTTGGCATGATTCTGGCGGCCCTGCGCCGACGCCGTGCTGCGGGCCTGCCCCCCTTTACCGTCATGTCCTGTGACAACCTGCCCGAAAACGGCCATGTCTGCGCCCGCACGGTCACTGAACTGGCACAGCTGTCCGATCCCGATCTGGCGCTTTGGGTGCGCGACAATGTGGCCTTCCCCAACTCCATGGTCGATTGCATCACGCCTGCAACCTCGGATCGCGAAAGGGCCCTTGTGCGCGAACGTTTCGGGATCAGCGACGATGCCGTCGTCGTTTGCGAGCCTTTCCGGCAATGGGTCCTGGAGGACAACTTCCCCCAGGGCCGTCCTGCGCTGGAACGCGTCGGTGCAGAATTTGTCAATGATGTCAGCAAGCATGAACTGATGAAGCTGCGCATCCTCAATGGCGGACATGCCGCCATCGCCTATCCCTCTGCCCTGCTGGGCCATCATTTCGTGCATGAGGCCATGGCAGATCCGCTGATCACCGCATGGCTGTCGGCGCTGGAAAGCCGCGAGATCATTCCGACGCTGGATCCCATCGAAGGTGTGAATTTCGCCAGCTACCTTGACCTGATCGTCTCGCGCTTTGCCAATCCCGAAATCGGCGATACCATCGCGCGCCTCTGCCAGGACGGATCGAACCGGCAGCCGAAATTCATCCTGCCGACGCTGGCCGACGGGCTGCGCGGCGATGGCGCGATTGACGGTCTGGCGCAAGAAGTCGCCTTCTGGTGCCGCTATTGCGAAGGCAGTGACGAGGCCGGGAATGCGCTGCCGCCCAATGACGACAATCACGAGATGCTGCGCCGTCTTGCGCTGGCATCGCGTCAGGATCCACAGGCCTTCCTTGAAAACCGCGCGGTATTCGGGGCGCTGGCCGACAATCCGCGCTTTTGCAAAAGCTTTGCCGAGCGCCTGACGCTGATCCATGAACATGGCGTGCGCGCGGCCATAGCGGACTATCTGGGATCGGGCGCGATCTGA
- a CDS encoding cytochrome c biogenesis CcdA family protein translates to MFEIGYLGAAIAGLLSFLSPCILPMVPFYLSYMAGISMAELRSDGRISAGAQRRLVLSAIAFALGVTSIFVLLGLGATALGQLFAQWRQPLSYLAAAILALFGLHFLGVLRIPFLYREARIEGPARPASLLGAYVMGLAFGFGWTPCVGPALTAILMVASVSQDLWRGGSLLLVYGLAMTLPFVLAAFFAKPFLAWANRNRRYLRHVERVMGIMLIVFALLIATNTVNLIADWMIRNFDWTATLT, encoded by the coding sequence ATGTTTGAAATCGGATATCTGGGCGCGGCCATTGCCGGATTGCTGTCATTCCTGTCCCCCTGCATCCTGCCGATGGTGCCCTTCTACCTGTCCTATATGGCCGGAATTTCCATGGCCGAACTGCGCAGCGACGGGCGCATTTCGGCGGGGGCGCAGCGCCGTCTGGTCCTGTCCGCTATCGCCTTTGCCCTGGGCGTGACCAGTATTTTCGTGCTGCTGGGTCTGGGTGCGACAGCGCTGGGGCAGCTCTTTGCACAATGGCGTCAACCGCTGTCCTATCTGGCTGCGGCCATTCTGGCCCTGTTCGGGCTGCATTTCCTTGGCGTGCTGCGGATTCCTTTCCTGTATCGCGAAGCCCGGATCGAGGGGCCAGCCCGCCCCGCCTCTCTGCTGGGGGCCTATGTCATGGGGCTGGCATTCGGATTTGGATGGACCCCCTGCGTCGGCCCGGCGCTGACGGCGATCCTGATGGTGGCTTCGGTCTCGCAGGATCTGTGGCGGGGCGGCAGCTTGCTGCTGGTTTACGGGCTGGCGATGACCCTGCCCTTCGTGCTGGCGGCCTTTTTTGCCAAACCGTTTCTGGCATGGGCCAATCGCAACCGCCGCTATCTTCGCCATGTCGAACGGGTAATGGGGATCATGCTGATCGTCTTTGCCTTGCTGATCGCCACCAATACCGTCAACCTGATTGCCGACTGGATGATCCGCAATTTCGACTGGACCGCCACACTGACCTGA
- a CDS encoding thioredoxin family protein, protein MSFLRSILPPLLFAATLASPLSAATLGDDGLHDEPWIRETFKDLREDLAEANSENKRLMVLIEQRGCIYCTRMHEEVFSDPEIASYIADNYFVVQLNMFGDVEVTDFDGTELSEKKMVNRWGAIFTPTMLFLPEEVPEDVSAAQAAVATMPGAFEKGTTLFLFQWVREHGYEKEQNFQRYMAEKLAGQD, encoded by the coding sequence ATGAGTTTTCTTCGATCAATTCTGCCCCCGCTGCTGTTCGCGGCCACGCTGGCCTCGCCCCTGTCCGCCGCGACGCTCGGCGATGACGGTCTGCATGACGAGCCCTGGATCCGCGAGACATTCAAGGATCTGCGCGAGGATCTGGCCGAAGCCAACTCCGAGAACAAGCGGCTGATGGTGCTGATCGAACAGCGCGGCTGCATCTATTGCACCCGCATGCATGAAGAGGTGTTTTCCGATCCCGAGATCGCCAGCTATATCGCGGACAATTATTTCGTGGTGCAGCTGAACATGTTCGGCGATGTCGAGGTGACCGATTTCGATGGCACCGAGCTGAGCGAAAAGAAGATGGTCAACCGCTGGGGTGCGATCTTCACGCCCACCATGTTGTTTCTGCCCGAAGAGGTGCCCGAAGATGTCAGCGCCGCACAGGCTGCAGTGGCCACCATGCCCGGCGCCTTTGAAAAAGGGACCACGCTGTTCCTGTTTCAATGGGTCCGCGAACATGGATATGAAAAGGAACAGAATTTCCAGCGCTACATGGCCGAAAAGCTGGCCGGACAGGACTAG
- a CDS encoding YigZ family protein, translating into MQIFDKIISDRGSRYAVSGGAASTREEVAALLAQLKRNKRFAKATHNSWAAILSGEPVKDDDGESGAGALMLQMLERAGLQDHVIIVTRWYGGKHLGGDRFRHVADAVRHYLRETGLNGGA; encoded by the coding sequence ATGCAGATATTTGACAAGATCATTTCCGACCGCGGGTCGCGCTATGCGGTCTCGGGCGGAGCGGCCTCGACCCGCGAAGAGGTCGCGGCCCTGTTGGCGCAGCTGAAGCGCAACAAGCGCTTTGCCAAGGCCACGCATAACAGCTGGGCCGCAATCCTGTCGGGTGAGCCGGTCAAGGATGACGATGGTGAATCCGGCGCAGGCGCATTGATGCTGCAGATGCTGGAAAGGGCCGGGCTGCAGGATCACGTGATCATCGTGACGCGCTGGTATGGCGGCAAGCATCTGGGCGGCGACCGGTTCCGCCATGTTGCGGATGCGGTGCGCCACTATCTGCGCGAAACGGGTCTGAACGGGGGCGCCTAG